The following are from one region of the Magallana gigas chromosome 4, xbMagGiga1.1, whole genome shotgun sequence genome:
- the LOC105335452 gene encoding trichohyalin isoform X2 has translation MNYGLLNFKAQSGKPGIFFTNEQSRKTAKKEHSLRVKSAPSHSVVDYKTRKQPFELRHHPKNYDRVEPEVDNVLKPLPDDKQQEPEKPKKPVKNFIQKNREKIVRGKKGKDDDKNGTVTLTQDQLNAILASVGKVATGEEDELKISFDSKHHEVLIESPRRKDYDDETEKHHRDRSEKENGHSKSRKDRRKKEDDSIYALMGGDSTNRSKKDREKRVERDSSDERDYRHRRSRDSSRERDRRSDHDQSEERNHRRNKKTREDSEDRDHSRERYKRSHNRDRNHGRERDRNPSFDPDYDRKKKQEDSTDRILKDLRLKAESQLQKSRESDKFREAKVKDSETRDSKKSEPSTNHLSPDPNIDPVSPRELAGIPVTLPWKHMTKAERRRLMIAREKVIAEAEKKKEEDGKSRWREMVKEETEKLQTTKKRESRRRSPSYSPPRSRDGSRDRRRSGSRDRRERSRDRRHDRRSPSYERNGSRSRDRRRRSHSDDRRDSRSRERRHHRDSHSRERRSSREKSRDDSADRSRHRSHRRSPSPPTRQEDKISSTSVATGASTRPPTNMTLAEKKKLQWDRERAESQVGYTPWGRPGAGAPLRSKSGKLAADYRARQENYPDTINEELDTINQNSSQNASEATKTRRERKESQREEIQRNEQLAPSQSNRNVPAAMRSSFVFGQIAPDSDRFENTKEQERQQWLKDLERQREEKREQQIKDYENTLKGTNTWADKFSNDYRPARLPEQPPESVRRDDVGGGVEAARISSAPVNVGQSQDDDDEDKTYIRGQNVYMDPVTKKELEDKRLRQLEHQKAVMEQVQEKQRQKQLERERKMAEDAEEERKLQAERDRLQRQFEVDQSKLKVREMKRQEEVERLKAAMDEAHEKAMREKYSRKMQHLEQGGHDTTQLKAHLAAVLGGESTEREAPTNRQGHETLRNTQSIAKITPRGGEFRDPRGDPTHIVPSQVPGLDLELSPRLLGPPTAQYTQKDSYHEPHYTENRVLTPNKYRHHGHTAEFGTQTGMKVGDEVDTDRDEGPGVPIETKREVTDAGIMYKFVNNKRVRVKSAPKEELQKNREPPENPKKRKAEKNKGKKLWNYQNKALKKPVKQSERDPLYEKKKEESRIRRQHREQQLREMVEKNRDIIPTERHTRTPGHSRDHSPVSDGGRTPRSTMKEYSAYSVRRAKSHSPDRSESRTATRTIERAESPINRKSPVSHHSISPAPSGRRSPPIPALRYRGSDRNSNYLPIDYDPVGLGTRIVSKYNDTDPLEIPVGNSQFVAYHRTVDILDPAKATSPMPLSREATQVANARKAYIKGMKPGNYGNRVDNYQDRMRMPNEQRRKDPILDPSLVTDHPTQRQDAILQQLSTMRENLMQRQRELETFSPTDLE, from the exons ATGAATTACGG gTTGTTAAACTTCAAGGCTCAAAGCGGCAAACctggaatattttttacaaatg AACAATCTAGGAAAACAGCTAAGAAG GAACATTCTTTGCGAGTGAAGTCAGCACCCAGTCATTCAGTT GTTGATTATAAAACAAGGAAACAGCCATTTGAACTGCGCCACCATCCCAAGAATTATGACCGAGTAGAACCAGAAGTGGACAACGTCCTCAAACCTCTCCCTGACGATAAACAACAGGAACCGGAGAAGCCGAAAAAGCCCGTCAAAAACTTCATTCAGAAGAACCGAGAAAAAATCGTCAGAGGCAAGAAGGGAAAGGACGATGATAAGAATGGGACAGTGACCTTGACCCAGGATCAGCTCAATGCCATCTTGGCGTCAGTCGGGAAGGTTGCGACAGGGGAGGAGGACGAACTGAAGATATCTTTTG attCAAAGCATCATGAAGTGTTGATAGAATCGCCAAGGAGGAAGGATTATGACGACGAAACAGAAAAACACCACAGAGATCGCTCAGAGAAAGAAAACGGTCATTCCAAGTCCCGCAAAGACCGCCGAAAGAAGGAGGATGACAGTATTTATGCTCTGATGGGAGGAGATTCAACCAATAGATCCAAGAAAGACAG AGAGAAGAGAGTAGAGCGAGATTCCTCAGATGAACGAGATTACCGTCACAGAAGGTCTCGAGATAGCTCACGAGAACG AGATAGAAGAAGTGATCACGACCAATCAGAGGAAAGAAATCATCGACGAAACAAAAAAACAAGGGAAGACTCCGAGGACAGGGACCACTCTCGAGAAAGGTACAAACGCTCACACAACAGAGATCGTAATCATGGTCGCGAGCGGGACCGAAATCCCAGCTTCGACCCTGATTACGATCGTAAAAAGAAACAGGAAGACTCTACAGACAGAATTCTCAAGGACTTGCGCCTCAAGGCAGAGTCTCAGCTACAAAAGAGCCGTGAGAGTGACAAATTCAGGGAGGCGAAGGTCAAAGACAGTGAAACGAGGGACTCTAAAAAGTCTGAGCCCTCCACCAACCACCTCTCCCCTGACCCTAACATTGATCCTGTCTCACCACGAGAACTGGCTGGTATTCCAGTGACCTTGCCGTGGAAGCACATGACTAAGGCGGAGCGCAGGAGGTTAATGATTGCCAGGGAGAAGGTTATTGCAGAGGCAGAAAA GAAAAAGGAGGAGGATGGAAAATCAAGATGGAGAGAAATGGTGAAGGAAGAAACAGAGAAGTTACAGACAACAAAGAAAAGGGAAAGCAGACGCCGTAGTCCAAGCTACTCCCCTCCCAGATCTAGGGATGGTTCCCGAGATAGAAGGCGTAGTGGATCTCGAGATCGAAGAGAAAGGTCAAGGGACAGACGACATGACAGGAGATCTCCATCTTATGAAAGAAATGGGTCAAGGTCAAGAGACAGACGACGTAGGTCACACTCTGATGATCGCAGGGATTCACGCTCAAGGGAGAGGAGACATCATAGGGACTCGCACTCGAGAGAGAGGAGAAGCTCAAGGGAGAAGTCTCGAGATGACTCGGCTGACAGGTCAAGACACAGGTCACACAGAAGGTCACCTTCTCCGCCGACTCGACAGGAAGACAAGATCAGCAGTACCAGCGTCGCAACAGGTGCTAGCACACGGCCGCCAACTAATATGACACTAGCAGAGAAAAAGAAGCTGCAGTGGGATAGAGAAAGAG CTGAGTCACAGGTAGGATACACTCCGTGGGGAAGGCCCGGTGCAGGAGCACCCCTGAGGTCAAAGTCCGGGAAACTAGCAGCGGACTACAGAGCTAGACAG GAAAATTATCCAGATACAATTAATGAAGAATTGGACACCATCAATCAAAATAGTTCCCAGAATGCATCTGAGGCCACCAAAACAAGACGGGAGAGAAAAGAGAGTCAGAGGGAGGAGATCCAGAGGAATGAACAGCTCGCTCCAAGTCAGTCCAATCGTAATGTCCCAGCAGCCATGAGAAGTTCTTTCGTTTTCGGG CAAATTGCTCCAGATTCTGATAGATTTGAGAATACTAAAGAACAGGAGCGCCAACAATGGCTGAAAGATCTTG AAAGGCAAAGAGAGGAAAAGCGTGAACAACAGATCAAAGACTACGAGAACACGTTGAAGGGGACCAACACCTGGGCGGACAAGTTCAGCAATGATTACAGACCTGCCCGGCTACCCGAGCAGCCCCCAGAGTCCGTCCGCCGGGATGATGTGGGGGGCGGGGTGGAGGCGGCCCGTATCAGCAGTGCCCCGGTCAATGTGGGACAGTCACAGGACGACGACGACGAAGACAA AACTTACATCCGCGGCCAGAATGTTTACATGGATCCAGTCACAAAGAAAGAGTTGGAGGACAAGAGACTGAGGCAGTTAGAGCATCAG AAAGCTGTAATGGAGCAGGTTCAAGAGaaacaaagacaaaaacaaCTGGAGCGTGAACGCAAGATGGCAGAGGATGCTGAGGAGGAGCGCAAGCTTCAGGCGGAGCGTGACCGCCTCCAGAGACAGTTTGAAGTGGACCAGAGCAAGCTCAAAGTCAGAGAG ATGAAGAGACAGGAAGAGGTAGAGAGGCTGAAGGCGGCCATGGATGAGGCGCATGAGAAGGCCATGAGGGAGAAATACTCACGCAAAATGCAGCACCTGGAGCAGGGCGGCCATGACACCACCCAACTGAAGGCCCACCTGGCAG CTGTTCTGGGTGGAGAATCTACAGAGAGAG AGGCTCCAACAAATCGGCAAGGTCATGAGACACTACGGAATACACAATCTATAG CAAAAATCACTCCAAGAGGGGGCGAATTTAGAGACCCAAGAGGAGACCCGACCCATATCGTACCCTCTCAGGTCCCCGGCTTAGACCTAGAGTTGTCCCCCCGCCTGTTGGGACCCCCAACGGCTCAGTATACACAGAAGGACTCGTACCATGAACCTCACTACACAGAGAACCGGGTGCTGACCCCCAACAAGTACAGGCACCACGGCCACACTGCAGAGTTCGGCACTCAAACTGGTATGAAAGTTGGTGATGAGGTGGACACTGACAGAGATG AGGGGCCTGGGGTTCCCATAGAAACCAAGAGGGAGGTCACAGACGCGGGCATAATGTACAAGTTTGTAAACAACAAAAGAGTCAGAGTCAAGAGTGCTCCCAAAGAGGAGCTACAGAAAAACCGGGAACCGCCGGAAAATCCAAAGAAGAGAAAGGCCGAGAAAAACAAAGGGAAGAAACTCTGGAACTACCAGAACAAGGCACTGAAAAAGCCCGTAAAGCAGTCGGAGAGAGACCCACTGTATGAGAAGAAGAAAGAGGAGAGTAGGATTCGTCGACAACATCGGGAACAGCAACTAAGGGAAATGGTGGAGAAAAATCGGGACATTATACCCACGGAGAGGCACACCAGGACCCCGGGACACTCCCGAGATCACTCCCCCGTGTCTGATGGAGGCCGCACACCACGGAGCACAATGAAAGAATACAGTGCTTACAGTGTGAGGAGGGCCAAGTCCCACTCACCCGACAGGAGTGAATCTAGAACAGCCACTAGAACAATCGAAAGGGCAGAGTCCCCCATAAACAGGAAGTCCCCTGTCAGCCATCATTCAATCTCCCCTGCACCCTCAGGGAGAAGATCTCCGCCTATTCCCGCACTGAGGTATAGGGGCTCTGACAGGAATTCCAACTATTTGCCCATAGACTATGATCCAGTGGGATTGGGAACTAGAATAGTGAGCAAGTATAACGATACTGATCCACTAGAAATCCCAGTGGGTAACAGTCAGTTTGTGGCATATCACAGAACGGTCGATATTCTGGACCCTGCAAAGGCCACCTCTCCCATGCCTCTCTCTCGAGAGGCAACCCAAGTGGCCAATGCAAGAAAAGCTTACATCAAGGGCATGAAGCCTGGTAACTATGGCAACAGGGTAGACAACTACCAGGACAGGATGAGGATGCCTAACGAACAGAGGCGAAAA GACCCCATCCTGGATCCCTCACTAGTCACAGATCATCCAACCCAGAGGCAGGATGCCATTTTACAACAACTCTCAACAATGAGGGAG aaCTTAATGCAGAGACAGCGAGAACTCGAGACCTTCTCCCCTACAGATCTGGAATAG